Within the Gossypium raimondii isolate GPD5lz chromosome 12, ASM2569854v1, whole genome shotgun sequence genome, the region TGCCGGTCGTTCTGTCGCTGAAAAGTTGAAAGCTTTGAGGGAAAAGCTTTCCAGTGAAAAGGCTCGTGGGATTATCATCACAGCTTTAGATGAGGTGTGGGCTTTTCAAATTGTTGATTCTAATGGAATTTGTtgaggtttttcttttcttttttagtttaaatGGCTACTTTACAGGTTGCGTGGTTGTATAATATCCGTGGGAGCGATGTATCTTACTCTCCTGTTGTTCATGCATTTGCTATTGTAACATTGAATTCGGCCTTCCTTTATGTGGACAAAAGGAAGGTTTCTTCTAAGGTAGGATTTTGAGTATATATACTTGGTTGTTGAAGTTTTGTtgaagttttcatttttttcccctTTACTGTATTAGATCATTTAAATCAAGGTATAACTTTCTGGGCTAGATGGTTTAGGTTTATTGATCACATGTATGTTAATACAGGTGAGCTCTTCCTTGCAAGCGAATGGAATTGAAGTTCGGGAGTATGGTGCAGTGAGTTCTGATGCTGCGATGTTAGCATCTAATCAGCTTGACCAGGCCACGGGAGTGAATTTTGGTCAAAATGGTGTTTGTCAAAATGATACTTGTGATAATGATCTTATATGGGTTGATCCTGCTTCATGCTGCTATGCTTTGTTTTCGAAACTAGATGCTAATAAGGTGCTTTTGCAGCAGTCACCTTTGGCCCTCGCAAAAGCCTTAAAGGTTGTCGATTCACTTACTTTCTGGTTGAATCTTTCTTTAGAATTGCatagaatatatttatttgaagtcTCTTCtaatattgtgaaaatattaGAAGTTAGAACACCTTAGGTTTTTTATGTTTACTTGTAAATCCACATGCACTGATCCAGAAGAACAAACTTATGCTGCTTCCCAAACAAGAAAAACGGGAAGAGTCATTACCTATTTAAAAAGAACCTGAAAGgatctttaatatttaaagagaGATTCTATTTGCTCGTGTCtcatcttaaattaatttatctatatcAACACTTTTGCATTTCCAGAATCCAGTTGAGTTGGATGGATTGAAAAATGCACATATCCGGGATGGTGCAGCTGTTGTGCAGTATCTAGTCTGGTTGGATAAGCAGGTATAGGACAGTGACCtttgaatattattttctctcttggaaatTGATAAGTATTCACTCTAATTCATGAAGCTTCTAacttatttgttttgatttggttattatttcaaaataaagatatttcTGAATCTATGCAACTCGATTATAGGCTGAAATGATGCTATTGCTATCTCAATTGCACAGATGCAAGAGATTTATGGGGCTTCAGGTTACTTCTTGGAAGGGGAGGTAACAAGCAAAAAGATACCGTAAGTTATAGAATTTCAAGTTGATATGTTGCCTATCTGTCACCTCTGTTCagttgctgttttttttttatccttaaaccAAACAGGCTGTCCCCTCTCTTAAGAAAAATTTCTGAGCTGGAGGTGGACTGACTGATGCTTTGATTTTTCATGCTAATGGAAGGAATGCACCATGCAGGGAGACTATGAAACTGACAGAGGTGTCTGTTAGTGATAAATTGGAGGGGTTTCGTGCATCAAAAGAGGTAACAATACTTTTGAGGAAGTTTTCTTGTGTTGATAAGAAAACTTAGTCAAAATATCATTCTGGATATAACTATATCAGTAATAACCTTCAAGTGAGAAATTCTTGTTTTAGTAGTGGTAAGTTTTGTTGTTTGTGTCCACCAACCAGCAATTACCTTGTTTTTGTAAACTTGGGCATCGTAGTGTTTGAAACTAAGAATTTAGTCTCAACTCATAAGCATTTAGCATGTAATGAGCATCTTCAGTTGCTAAAAGTATCGCGCTTGCATTTGTATTTGTTAATCTAACATTTTTTTCTATGTTACTAATTGAAGCACTTCAGAGGCCTAAGTTTCCCCACTATTTCTTCGGTTGGTCCAAATGCGGCCATCATCCATTACTCACCTCAGGCCAAAACATGTGCTGAGCTTGATCCAAATAGCATTTATCTTTTTGATTCAGGAGCGCAGGTTTGTCATCTAGTCCTATTTTTAGCTTATATCCATTAATCAAAACTATAAGTACAATGccgatatttttttattctagatTCTGAGTTCTGATTCTTAATCCTTAACTGATAAAGTATCTAGATGGAACAACTGATATAACTCGGACGGTTCATTTTGGAAAGCCTTCAGCACACGAGAAGGCTTGCTATACCTCAGTAAGTGGCTTCTGTTGAATTCTCTCCTGGATATTACATTATTAGTTACCTATGTTCACCTTCCTTTCCTTTGGTCACACCATATGCAAATTTAAATTCTGATGTGCTTATATTTCCAAAGCCCCTGGTGGATTTGATAACAAGCTGCATATCCATCTCTcagatttttgtttactttgCTTGGGAAATGATGTGTCACATGAATGATTGTGATGCTTGATAGGAACCGTATAGTGAGTTGGATGTCTTACCTATATTTGACGATACATATTAAgcttgaaattaatatttttgtaagaATAGAACGGCATCTGTTGTTTGTAATGATAAAGTCCAATGAGTCAGCAATTGTGATTTTTAGACATAACCAAACTTATGTTCACATTAAGGCAGTTGAAGGCTGTTCAACATATTAGAAGTCAAAATTTATGACTCAGATTGGTTTTTGCTTTTTGATAGTGCAAAGATAGGTTGAGATCCTTGGATCCcacttttcttctttccttaGATTCATATCCTATTCTTCCTGAACTTATGCCTCTAAGAAATTGGTTGATTCCCTGCAGGTTCTAAAGGGCCATATTGCTTTGGGCAATGCTCGATTTCCTAATGGAACAAATGGTATTAAAACTTATCTCTATTTTTCCGTTCAGTTtttccatattaattttaagcatTTCTTTTTGAAGTCAAGTAGATTTTGTTTTGACTCCAATATCTAACTAATATGTGTGCATATacttttatatgtatacatacacatgctctcatatgtatatattagtTCAATTGATTTGTTGCTTTTTTAGGTTATTCTCTTGATATTCTGGCTCGAATTCCTTTGTGGAGGTATGGTCTTGATTATCGACATGGTACTGGTCATGGAATTGGGTCTTACCTAAATGTTCATGAAGGTTAGCAATGAACTACAATTGCTTGGTGAAGTTAGGGTTCCATTAATGGAACTTTTCACTTAACTTTGGTTTTTCCttgttgaactacttggaacaGGGCCACATCAAATTAGTTTCAGACCACAGGCTCGTAATGTGCCACTTCAAGTTTCCATGACAGTAACAGATGGTTAGTATTGTTTATCCTATCTTAACTCTTAACTCCGTTaactgttttcaaaattttcattctacTCGACAAAGGACTTTTATCTTGTCTTATGCTGACTAAACCCTTCACTTCAGGTTTTTTTTTCCCTACTTAATGCTTTAACGCCTGGTTTACTTCAAGCTTTTCATGCGTACATTTTCTAAGCATTTAATCCCTGCCTGGTTGTCATTCTTGGCTTGAGTCTTTTTCCCTAGCAGCCTTGGCCCTTCTTTTGCGGGTCCTGTTTTGTGCATATGTTACCATGATTGGAAAGCTCCAAGTAATTTAAGAATTCTATTTCCTCGACGTTAAAATATTACCTAGCATGTCTTCTGAAAAGTAGTATGTATTACTGTATAGCGGAAGTAATAACCAATCGTATTCGGAAATTCCTTTTCCCAGAACCTGGATATTATGAAGATGGCAACTTTGGTATAAGATTGGAGAATGTACTCGTAATCAAGGAGGCTGATACCGAATTCAACTTTGGTGATAAGGGATATTTATCATTTGAGCATATCACATGGGTAAGTTCGTCATTATGTGAAattattcatctttcttttcctcGTATCAACCATGTTGCATGTGTTTGTCCTCATGTGCATGCATGCTTTAGATTTTTCGGGTCTCGTACTTGTGGATTACAATTCTATACAATTAGTGCAGGGCCTGATTAACTTGATTGATAAGCTACGGGGAGATATGCTATTAATCTGTCCATTGATACTCTATTTCAAGTATTCTTAAAATTATCATCCTTTGGAACATCTCCTTATTTCCGTATTATAGCATGTTGGATGTGGGGGTTGTTTTTTGGTCATACTTGAATGGTTTAATTTGTATACTCTATTTTTACAGAGACAACTGAATTTTCGACTTTATTAATTAATGGCTTATCTTATTTTCAGGCACCGtatcaaataaaattgataGACTTAAGCATCTTGACACCGGAGGAAATACAGTGGTTAAATAGGTACCATTCGAAATGTCGGGAAATTCTTGCACCTTCCTTGCATAAAAATGAGATGGAATGGCTGAAAAAAGCTACTGAACCTGTAAGTGCATGATGTGTCGATTCAATAAGCCTATGGAAATTCTTGCATcgtttttatgcttttattctatattaagaataaatatatgAGATTTGTTCtataaatgatatttattttgcaCATTTACATGTGATATGTTTATGGAGTAATTAATGGTTGTCTTCCTTGTAAGTTCCTCTTTATTTCACTTCTCCCAATAACGTCCTCACTCGGCTACCATTGTAGCATTCATCTTTTGTTGGGCATATGGTGGCCACATGATGTCATTGGGACACCATTGACTTTGAATTTCATTGCCTAGATGAAGGGATGAAGACTTCAGCTGGAGGGAACCGCTAGTCCTCCCAGTGGTGCTATTCAAGAAGCTGTCAGCTAAGTGGTTTGGGGTTGCTCGTCTTGAAAACAGCAACTGGTGGATGAACCTCCCCAAATTAACCATAGCGGGCTTGGCCGATAGGGTTCCACCCCAcctaagtttttaattaattcctcAATAGTTCGCAAagttttccttaaaaatcaattaaacggAATTTTAATCTGAAATTTTAAAGCAACTATTATTAGATTTAATGAGAAAGTTATCAATTAACATGTTAAACGTTAGTTGTTTTTTGTTTGATCGAAACAATGTTAAACGTTTGTTCAAAAAAATCTATGCACTGCGCACAAACAGAATTAAATATAGGTCACTCAatcactatttttttctttttcagtcacctattaaattttaattggtcaAACAACAATTGCCTCTTTTCCTTTTGGTTTctcaattatcaatttttaatttggtcatccAAATTAATAgagattgtttttttttatctctagGGTTGATATAATAGTTAAAATCTAGGGGCTGGTTGGGGTAATTTTCATATatgcttttcaaaattttaaattagtaaggTAAATTTGCACTTTGGCTCCCTTAAAGATGatacaaatttgatttaataagatataaactattaaaatggtgaaattatatttttactattgtaaaaattatactttaatttcaactttccttaatttctttttttttggttttgccCCTAGTTAAAATATCagtaaaatagcaaatttagtcTTAATGTCtacatattatttcaatttagtcataatgttaaaaaattaactcaaaatttacaagtgGTTTCAATTTGACCCTCAAAATTTAACTCCCTCTTCTGCTTCTTCCACTGCTACTACCATCGTTGCCTCCATCTccacttttctaaaaaaaaaaaaattccatttttctcaaaattaatgaatttacagATAGatcatttttcacaatttcttccACTGACTGAAAGATGATGTATTGGAAGATAGAAATGTTACCATTATTAACTCCTGGCTTTTGGTGGATGTCATCATGGTTGGAACAGATGGTCAATACACATCTGCTTGGAGTTGCGCCATTGCACCTTGCTATTTTTTTCTAGACTTGGTGCTTGGAGTTCCAACTGtgattttaagtaaatataatttgtataatttaaataaataattcaggTTTATCTAGATTATTGTACTGCAGGCCTAATGGAGTTtcataaatccataaatttgtTTTCCAACTTTTCTGtactaaattttgttttgatagaTCTACATTAGATAATTGTTGTATTTTCCAGCTTGAGAGCGTTGCTGCACCTGCATTTTAATGGAGGAAAAGCTCAAGAAACCAAGCTATCTTTGCGCCATTTTGTTTTTCTGGTACGGCATATAAAGGCGGAGTTAGGGCAGAAATTGTCCGTCAAAACTAAAATGCCAATACcgcattatttaaaaattatagaatgCGGTAAGCCAAgtattttattacatgaaataCTTTTTATCAAAAAAGATTTGACAACTAAAATGCCCATGTTCTGTGAGGAAAAAACAAAGGCCATACTTGTCTTCTCAACCAGCTTCGATTGAGATACAACAAACAAAAAGGGAAGATTCTATTTGAGAAAGGCAGAGGCAACGGGGGAAGTggattaatattcttttaaattatggctaaattgatataacatgtaaaagttaagggttaaatttattattttatcaattttttaactgCCATGTCAattagttgagtgactaaataaaaaaataataattatgtacAAGCCCAATAATGCCCGGGCCCAAGTAAATAAATAGGCCCAAATACTAGACCCAACCTACTAAACCCAGcccatatacaaataaaaaaaatgtaaactaaaacccaataattaaaacccaatggCCCAAGTTACTAAACCAAGCTTGCTAGCCCAAAACACCAGCAGGAACCCTAGGCACAGCAGCTCCCACACGCACGCCGCAACAGCGCCCACACGCCACGCTTGTCGCTCCGCGTTCGTCGCGCGCACTCCACGGTCACCAAACCTGCGAAAAAGGGGGACACAAGCACAGCAAATAACGGAAAGAAGtgggtttttgatttttttttcggATTTTTGGTGTTaatcggctatataaagccgaTGAAAATTTGTATCTGGGGGGATTTCAGGGTAAAAAAAGGAGAAATAGAGAGGAAAATACTGAGATTACAAAGTTTTTAAAGGTGAATCGagtctattttttatttttgtctttttttatttgtatttatttttcgtttaaaatataaagaaaagggGGAAGAGACTTACACAGTCGTAGGAGTAGTCGGTAGGTGTCTTCCCGTGAAATCGGGCGTGGTGGTGTAGGTAAGCAATGTGTGAAACTAGGTTAAGAAAAACCTAGCAGAGCACCTTTCCCCCCTTTTTCCCTCTGTTgatttgaagaaagaaaaaatgaaatagaattgggttttttttgaaagaaattttagcTTTTGTATTGAagacaaaacggcgccgttttaatggCCAGACCTGCGCagtgacccgacccgaagggGAGGATCCGTGCGTTCTGGTTTTAAGTGGGAAATTTGCGCTTTCAGTCCCTTCTTTTTGCGACACGTTTCAATCAAGCCCAattgttgttttttaaatttatccacccactttattttttgtttcaaattggtcccttGTTGCGCAGCGCCTTGGAGGgtgggattaatttccctttagGTCCCCCATAGTCGTTCGCGCGTTCAAGTTGGTCCCTTTTTGTTTATTCTCGAATTTACCCCATTCTTTTGTctttaagttcaatttagtccattttttttgaactatttctacttttttttgttattattatattataccatcattatttattattattattaatactatacttatttttttttcatgaacataCGCATTTTAAAATACGCATGCACCTTacatatccatatatatattttattctacttgcataacttttatatacttttatatacatttatattttatatagatatacatttttgtaatatatatatttctcatatgttataattcaaaacatacatttatacattttctataatatacatacacttttcatgtttttaatatttttttgttatttcatgtatcccattattttatatacatattgtacatatatatatatatatatatatgtatttgaatatatacgtATGCAATTTTCATGATTTGcctatgtatatatacttatacattttttctattttgtaaatatatacatatgcattttttatacttttattttatttttaatacatgtttttgtttgttttattggatatatttcattcattttatttgcatgtatacttgtatatgtgtgttagatatatgtgtacatatgtTTGCAACTtttgttatattgtatttgtatatatatttgcaaatatttattcgTATATGTTGTAAATTAAAGTATCTCAgtatcatattgtacattaacttttaacatacccttttaaaaatacattttggttttaaccattcatcaaagttattttcttgattcaaaggttttttttttgaataaaagcaatactcgaagtttgagattttcgagggaaattgagccctaacgtattgggttctgattttctttgttaatcttaaataaccgaggatattctttattcaaaatgcatgagtataaaaatcatttttgagaacttaacttgtcgtgccctaacgtattgggtgtggcatgttactttctcgaaatgaagatttttgcataaaataaaagtgatattcaaagttcggggattatgaggaattgtaccctaacgtattgggactcgatttcttacatgacttgaacaattgattatcctttttcaaatttcatcatttgagttgattttaaaatctttttaacctttgacattaagacattaaatgatcaatttggtaccgattttgggcgttacgagggtgctaacccttcctcgtgcgtaactgactcccggactcattttctcaaaattcgtagaccaaaatagggtgagccgatcacaccttaataaaggatcggtggcgactccagtttaatttttaaagtcgacaactaaatttttgttttcaaaaaacggttccGACAAATTagatgataaaaaagaaaaaagaaaatagtccaatgaccaaattaaaatgttgacagttgagagaaaaaaaaagaaaaggataataattgagtgattttattattaacattattgtCTATGGTGGAAATATCATTTATTGTAGGATTTTTGGGTGTGTTGTATCATTGACATGTTTTGGTACGAAAGTTTAGATGTAGAACttcccttttaatttttctctgaATACATGATTGAGTTAGCTTGGTTCTCcggaattttttttgaattttccgtgataatttaatttaatttggttttgtttttaacttttatactaaatttaggttttaggattttatttgaCAAAATTGTTTTATGGCTTTTAGACTTTATTTTGTAAagttagtatttttataaatacttttcaaaaacaaaacaaaaaaaatctataactCTTATATACTATTTATTCAAAGTTGGGATTGCTTTCAAGTATTGAATAAAGTCATCAAACatacttgataaataaatactaaaggatatatgtatgtatgtatacatacatagaAGGATTAAGTCAAAATATGTTCCTCGATAAATCTTCCATTCTTCTTCCTCAAAaacaagatatatatatatatatttgtaaaatgtgaCAAAACTAAAACGGTTAAAAGTTGCAAAATCATACTAATATAAATCTAtttaaacaaaactaaaaataaaataaagattgttttgtaataattaataaaatatattttcttgcgggtatataagaacatatattatttacaaataatatgaataatatttttctattttattttttcataagtAGTTGggaatcaaataataaattgatgGGTAAGTTGCATATTCCGGTACctttaaatacatatttcaaaaaaaaaagaagaaaagaattaataaaataattttaactgaattaaatataaatgttaattgATATGCCACTCAtttctctttaaaattaaataaaatctaaaatttatactgctatatataaaagaaatataatgcCTGCCCAgccttttattatttctaaaacaACTTATATAACAAGGATAAActttgagatttaatttatattttatttttgatataatataatactttaatttttataatgtcattagttagtttaaatattttattttgattaaaatattgatttgaaaattttaagaattgttaacatcaataatttttttgttaaatttaagttcatcACGACGTCATTTTTCTTGCATGGATatcaagtattttttttaatttcaaaatgtcttactaatgaatttaataaaagatttaattaatgttaACAATTGAATCCAAAATATTTGGGACAAATGATATATTATGTGAACATagatacatatttaataattatattaaaatgccCATACatattatagtttaaatacaagtaaagtttttataaaattatatattcagCTCCATTAATactaatttttatgataattttatctaatatttttattttaaattgtaaatttgaaatGCCTGAGACAAATGATACATTATATGAATGTggatacatatttaataattatattgaaatgcCTAATACatattatagtttaaatacatgtaattttttataaaattacatattctactccattaatattaatttcttaataaCTTCatgatttttagtatttattttaattggtactatttatttattattgtcaaatttatttaaaatatgttcttGATTTGCCGCAATTtgttgtagcagattaaaccAATTTTCATACTTAAGGAGTTTGTATAAAAGCAATTTAGTTatgtttttacttaattttcacttttagttcataaataataagaagtgtaatttgagctatttatatGACCTTAGGGGACAAAATAGGCCTAAAAGAAGGCTAATGTATTCGGTGAGTGTGTAGGACATGATTTGGAGGCATAAGAACAAGAAATTGACCGTAATGTTGCAATACGTGGtgtcgatgtcgcaacatagtgAGCAAAGCACTCAAAAGGAGCAAACTGCCTTCAGTGTCGCGACACAGCCCTGTAATCAAGCCTCAGCTCATAAACTGCTATTAGTGTCATGACACTGCCTTGACGAGAGGAATTAATGAgctaagggcattttggtccgcACAACAAAATTTAATGCAAAAATGTCAGCTGAATTACGTCAATGGACGACAATTAACcctaagcctataaatagacaaatCTAAAcactttataaatttttttattcaactttTAGTTTAGAAttcatttagttttatttttttagttctgTCTAGTTTATTTTGTGCTTAGGTTTATTTTCAATTGTGattctattttagtttttattcgTTGTGGAACTCGATTCGTAGATTCATCAACTCTTTGTGGATTGCTGTTTGcacaattattaatatatatcaagATTATTCTTAAACTCTATTCTTGATCTATTATTTATGTTCATAATTTCAATCAAGTTTATGATGTTTATTAGATCCATGGggaactaatcctcttgtgGGAGATTAACAAGTGGACGTGTGAGTGGATGGCGGATTATGTATCGTGACttatacactttgatgtaagtaaaagcccgagttcaaatagataaggaaccaaaagctggtgcgttgggtgtatacttctgtagtatgtagcgtcatacacaacagtggaattcatagctcaaaatatgggtaaatgatatcctctcattggcattacatgcttgatgaaaagtaaacattgCCACGGGTCGTCTGTCTTTGTGATGGATAACTTGAtaactatttgatagtgattgacttttcatgaatgaatatgtaatggttaccatgagataaaataagatcatactgggagaatgaatattatcccaaagagatcaaggtcattggacgagcactgagtagttgctttcataattgtatgtcgttggggagagctcagtcacgatactataatggaatgactttgtgatgaaatgaatttataattaatagacgaaaagccaaaagttatttataaatcatttgagccttaactacatatgtccaatcggtccctccgctagctcgttgaaaccagaaatgaattgcgtgtttgaatagaaatgaacgaaatgaatagaaaaaaggaaatgagaaacattcatgaatgattatggttttctccaaaatggagGAATGGAACCAtatggaaatgaatgtaggtttcccaaaatggaaattaaaatgaaaatgaaaataaaccctTCGATCATAGTAAACATGTTGAGTTGTAACATATTGAAcgaattttctcgaaattttatcGGGGGTAAAATTAGGGTGAGAAAATAGTTTAATAtgtagatattaaattttactttaggaaatagaaaaactaaatcagGATGGATCATTTTACAGAGTATTGGATTAAAAAGACCCAaaaagtactcgtaattggactctacgtgagagaggcccaaaacccctcatgTAAAGAGGTGGGACGACAAAACCCTAGTATCATTTACTAGGGTTGCCGCCCCTTATATCCTAGATAAACTAGGATATTGTTTTTATAGTGGAAATAAACTTCTATAACTCTACAAGTGTTCTTCCttctcttcttataaatagataaCACTAGTAGAgctatttagaaaacttttgagagattgttattctgccaaaaaatagagagaaattattctcaacttataaacatattttttagaataaaaatattaccgatttctattaaagaagagagaattttcgttttcaccccaaaaggaaaactttttctagttctgtgttttgattcaattgattCGAGCCTACACTCGAAGTAATTTGTGGCatgagaatagcagagaagatcGTTTGATTGAAATTCGAAAAACATTAAGGATCCGCTTATCAAAAAACACAGGTACAAATTCAATTaaggtttattgttataaatattacaaactgagtcgatttttaaaattttaatttttcgctgtgcaaaaaatcattttcaaagcagttttttttccaaaaattagtATAAGATTTAGGTTGTGCTATTTTTATGGTGTAAAACGAGACCAAATCTCTCTCTTCATCTTGTTTGActaatatttgataaaatgtgacattcttgtaattattttcatgtttaggggaatatatgtgaatgaatgcaatattatatatattatataagttttctTTGCCAAGATTATGGTTATTAGGAAATAGACCGTAGACTATCATCCCCATGtaggattattttttaattttagaattctTGTGAGCCAGAAATGGACATAGGACATAAATGTAGTTTTTCCAAAAAAGAGTCCATGACGAGGAAAAGATAGATTGATGGTGGTCGAAGACACAAAGAATGCCTTGTGATGAAAAACtatgtaatttttgtttttcagtttttttctagaaatagaactaTGGAAACATTgactaacaaatttaatttattacccatctctttatatatatgtttaataattatttataatataattgtgatatatatgtatgagatgatccacagtTGATCTATCAAagataagaagtgtggtaataagaaaatatatgtgTTGTATTATTCCATTCACTTTTTTAAGTTATTCGATTACTGTGAGATGTGTGTTATTAAGAAGGTGCATATCTAGGATTGGATTTGGAAAGGAAATGCTTGGTTTTTAAGTGACCAAATACGACTTACCTCCCTTTTCTAGGAACCTACTTGGAGCACGGTTCACATtcactttttcaaattttccttaaaagaaaaactatagagaatcaaaattatttgattgactcttgtgaataattgaatgtgaatattataaaattgccaCAGCATGTCATGCATACATGAGATAAGCATGCCATATAGTTTAGGAAAGAATGCCACAT harbors:
- the LOC105763294 gene encoding aminopeptidase P1 isoform X1, with product MADILASLRSLMASQSPPLDALLVPSEDYHQSEYVSARDKRREFVSGFTGSAGLALITKNEARLWTDGRYFLQATQQLSDQWKLMRIGEDPPLDVWMSDNLQKEAAIGIDPWCVSVDTAQRWERAFAKKNQKLVQTSTNLVDEIWKNRPPAEINPAVDHPLEFAGRSVAEKLKALREKLSSEKARGIIITALDEVAWLYNIRGSDVSYSPVVHAFAIVTLNSAFLYVDKRKVSSKVSSSLQANGIEVREYGAVSSDAAMLASNQLDQATGVNFGQNGVCQNDTCDNDLIWVDPASCCYALFSKLDANKVLLQQSPLALAKALKNPVELDGLKNAHIRDGAAVVQYLVWLDKQMQEIYGASGYFLEGEVTSKKIPNAPCRETMKLTEVSVSDKLEGFRASKEHFRGLSFPTISSVGPNAAIIHYSPQAKTCAELDPNSIYLFDSGAQYLDGTTDITRTVHFGKPSAHEKACYTSVLKGHIALGNARFPNGTNGYSLDILARIPLWRYGLDYRHGTGHGIGSYLNVHEGPHQISFRPQARNVPLQVSMTVTDEPGYYEDGNFGIRLENVLVIKEADTEFNFGDKGYLSFEHITWAPYQIKLIDLSILTPEEIQWLNRYHSKCREILAPSLHKNEMEWLKKATEPHSSFVGHMVAT
- the LOC105763294 gene encoding aminopeptidase P1 isoform X3 yields the protein MADILASLRSLMASQSPPLDALLVPSEDYHQSEYVSARDKRREFVSGFTGSAGLALITKNEARLWTDGRYFLQATQQLSDQWKLMRIGEDPPLDVWMSDNLQKEAAIGIDPWCVSVDTAQRWERAFAKKNQKLVQTSTNLVDEIWKNRPPAEINPAVDHPLEFAGRSVAEKLKALREKLSSEKARGIIITALDEVAWLYNIRGSDVSYSPVVHAFAIVTLNSAFLYVDKRKVSSKVSSSLQANGIEVREYGAVSSDAAMLASNQLDQATGVNFGQNGVCQNDTCDNDLIWVDPASCCYALFSKLDANKVLLQQSPLALAKALKNPVELDGLKNAHIRDGAAVVQYLVWLDKQMQEIYGASGYFLEGEVTSKKIPNAPCRETMKLTEVSVSDKLEGFRASKEHFRGLSFPTISSVGPNAAIIHYSPQAKTCAELDPNSIYLFDSGAQYLDGTTDITRTVHFGKPSAHEKACYTSVLKGHIALGNARFPNGTNGYSLDILARIPLWRYGLDYRHGTGHGIGSYLNVHEGPHQISFRPQARNVPLQVSMTVTDEPGYYEDGNFGIRLENVLVIKEADTEFNFGDKGYLSFEHITWAPYQIKLIDLSILTPEEIQWLNRYHSKCREILAPSLHKNEMEWLKKATEPMKG
- the LOC105763294 gene encoding aminopeptidase P1 isoform X2, which gives rise to MADILASLRSLMASQSPPLDALLVPSEDYHQSEYVSARDKRREFVSGFTGSAGLALITKNEARLWTDGRYFLQATQQLSDQWKLMRIGEDPPLDVWMSDNLQKEAAIGIDPWCVSVDTAQRWERAFAKKNQKLVQTSTNLVDEIWKNRPPAEINPAVDHPLEFAGRSVAEKLKALREKLSSEKARGIIITALDEVAWLYNIRGSDVSYSPVVHAFAIVTLNSAFLYVDKRKVSSKVSSSLQANGIEVREYGAVSSDAAMLASNQLDQATGVNFGQNGVCQNDTCDNDLIWVDPASCCYALFSKLDANKVLLQQSPLALAKALKNPVELDGLKNAHIRDGAAVVQYLVWLDKQMQEIYGASGYFLEGEVTSKKIPETMKLTEVSVSDKLEGFRASKEHFRGLSFPTISSVGPNAAIIHYSPQAKTCAELDPNSIYLFDSGAQYLDGTTDITRTVHFGKPSAHEKACYTSVLKGHIALGNARFPNGTNGYSLDILARIPLWRYGLDYRHGTGHGIGSYLNVHEGPHQISFRPQARNVPLQVSMTVTDEPGYYEDGNFGIRLENVLVIKEADTEFNFGDKGYLSFEHITWAPYQIKLIDLSILTPEEIQWLNRYHSKCREILAPSLHKNEMEWLKKATEPHSSFVGHMVAT